One genomic region from Haloterrigena gelatinilytica encodes:
- a CDS encoding DUF7553 family protein has product MSADEHLKRVRERLQAATETADRPIDTQLNSITAGVFEEQEGHLTQSEPGPKVDRIVEVAEKLDGLAEEASGETVDHILSARNHCLEYVEEGGGDEQPRTE; this is encoded by the coding sequence ATGAGCGCCGACGAACACCTGAAGCGGGTGCGCGAGCGCCTGCAGGCGGCGACCGAAACCGCCGACCGTCCGATCGACACTCAGTTGAACTCGATCACGGCGGGCGTCTTCGAGGAACAGGAGGGCCACCTGACCCAGTCCGAACCGGGACCGAAGGTCGATCGGATCGTCGAGGTCGCGGAGAAACTCGACGGATTAGCCGAGGAGGCGTCGGGAGAGACTGTCGATCACATCCTCTCCGCGCGGAACCATTGCCTCGAGTACGTCGAAGAGGGCGGCGGCGACGAACAGCCGAGAACCGAGTGA
- a CDS encoding glycosyltransferase, with amino-acid sequence MRIAFVSLETVHHRDTETNRRLQSTLELLGDAGHDVHLFCARFWDGDSPTLERDDVTYRAVTDDPDARRSFCLRLPFDLGAAGPDIVHANARPPTALLAAGWGARLARAPLVAEWYGDGGVDDDRWTRRATGRADRIVAPSELVATWVRERGADGDRVETVPNPIDLERVRDVTPDDRVDVVYARRLDEGANLESVLLGLAELRGRDWTATVIGDGPEREAYERLARDLRIEDRLSFVGDCSLEERIAAYRGAHVFAQTAEHCVFPTEMLWALAAGCVGIVEYHVDSSAHELVEGWERGFRTTSEDELADAILSAGDLEHRTFDDRFADYDRSAVAERYLEQYRTLREEYGLL; translated from the coding sequence ATGCGAATCGCGTTCGTCTCGCTCGAAACGGTACACCACCGCGATACCGAGACGAACCGGCGCCTCCAGTCGACGCTTGAACTCTTAGGCGACGCGGGCCACGACGTCCACCTGTTCTGTGCGCGATTTTGGGACGGCGACTCGCCGACGCTCGAGCGCGACGACGTCACCTACCGGGCCGTCACGGACGACCCCGACGCCCGGCGCTCGTTTTGCCTGCGGCTCCCGTTCGACCTCGGGGCGGCCGGACCGGATATCGTCCACGCGAACGCACGGCCGCCGACCGCGCTGCTGGCGGCCGGCTGGGGGGCGCGGCTCGCGCGGGCGCCGCTGGTCGCCGAGTGGTACGGCGACGGCGGCGTCGACGACGATCGGTGGACCAGACGGGCGACGGGACGGGCCGATCGGATCGTCGCGCCCTCGGAGCTCGTCGCCACGTGGGTCCGCGAACGCGGCGCCGACGGCGACCGCGTCGAGACGGTACCCAACCCGATCGACCTCGAGCGCGTTCGGGACGTGACGCCAGACGATCGCGTCGACGTGGTCTACGCCCGGCGGCTCGACGAGGGGGCGAACTTAGAGAGCGTCCTGCTCGGGCTGGCGGAACTCCGCGGTCGCGACTGGACCGCGACCGTGATCGGCGACGGGCCCGAACGCGAGGCCTACGAGCGACTCGCGAGGGACCTCCGGATCGAAGACCGGCTCTCCTTCGTCGGCGACTGCTCGCTCGAGGAGCGGATCGCGGCCTACCGCGGGGCCCACGTCTTCGCGCAGACGGCCGAACACTGCGTGTTTCCCACGGAGATGCTGTGGGCGCTGGCCGCCGGCTGCGTCGGCATCGTCGAGTACCACGTCGACTCGAGCGCCCACGAACTCGTCGAGGGGTGGGAGCGGGGGTTCCGGACGACCAGCGAGGACGAACTCGCCGACGCCATCCTCTCGGCCGGCGACCTCGAACACCGGACGTTCGACGACCGGTTCGCCGACTACGACCGCTCGGCGGTCGCCGAGCGATACCTCGAGCAGTACCGGACGCTTCGGGAGGAGTACGGGCTGTTGTAG
- a CDS encoding ABC transporter permease, giving the protein MSTLAVAKKDFLDVRRAKIVWFVSSLYVLIAVLMFYFGQNNTENPEFYYALTGLTGNGAMILTLVALVTAYLAIAGERESGSIKYMLSIPNSRRDVVLGKFLTRSAVVVGSILVGFGIGAVLGVLWYPSVDVEMFLGALALTILFTLTYVSVAIGISAATASRSRAMGGTIGFFFVTTVLALFRMVSFALDWVLNDLLGLELSQNALTFIEALMSPIMAFSGAIELVFPDQAAQAAQSAAETPWYLEGETMVVILLAWLIVPLVLGIWRFERADLG; this is encoded by the coding sequence ATGAGCACGTTGGCCGTCGCGAAGAAGGACTTCCTCGACGTTCGGCGAGCCAAGATCGTCTGGTTCGTCTCCAGCCTCTACGTGCTCATCGCGGTGTTGATGTTCTACTTCGGTCAGAATAACACTGAGAACCCCGAGTTCTACTACGCGCTGACCGGACTGACCGGCAACGGGGCGATGATCCTCACCCTCGTCGCGCTCGTGACCGCCTATCTGGCCATCGCCGGCGAACGCGAGTCCGGGAGCATCAAGTATATGCTCTCGATTCCGAACAGTCGCCGCGACGTCGTCCTCGGGAAGTTCCTCACCCGTTCGGCCGTCGTCGTGGGATCGATCCTCGTCGGCTTCGGGATCGGCGCCGTTCTCGGGGTCCTCTGGTATCCGTCGGTCGACGTCGAGATGTTCCTCGGAGCGCTCGCGCTGACGATCCTGTTTACCCTAACGTACGTCTCGGTCGCGATCGGCATCTCCGCCGCGACGGCCTCGCGATCGCGGGCGATGGGCGGGACGATCGGCTTTTTCTTCGTGACGACCGTCCTCGCCCTCTTCAGAATGGTGAGCTTCGCGCTCGACTGGGTCCTCAACGACCTCCTCGGCCTCGAGCTCTCCCAGAACGCTCTCACCTTCATCGAGGCGCTCATGAGTCCGATCATGGCCTTCTCCGGAGCGATCGAGCTCGTCTTCCCCGATCAGGCCGCACAGGCGGCGCAGTCGGCCGCGGAGACCCCGTGGTACCTCGAGGGCGAGACGATGGTCGTCATCTTGCTGGCGTGGCTGATCGTCCCGCTCGTGCTCGGTATCTGGCGGTTCGAACGCGCCGATCTGGGCTGA
- a CDS encoding ABC transporter ATP-binding protein: MTAIKTAALTKRYGEDVLAVDGLDLTVEDGEVFGFLGPNGAGKSTTINMLLDFVRPSDGTATVLGLDAQDDTDEIRHRIGVLPEGASVYDRLTAREHLQWVIDTKGTDDDPDALLERVGLTSEDGDRAAGGYSKGMTQRLGFGMALVGDPDLLILDEPSSGLDPTGMQEMREIIQQEADRGTTVFFSSHILGEVEAVCDRIGIMNDGNLVATGTLDDLQGDLDLGAPISLEVATVPDSLALERVEGVRSVSVEGTTITATCADPSVKVDVVERVAATTTVEDIISEDTSLEQLFNTYTNGERAADGDEAEIPAPEVSA; this comes from the coding sequence ATGACAGCTATCAAAACAGCCGCCCTGACCAAACGGTACGGCGAGGACGTCCTCGCGGTCGACGGCCTCGACCTGACCGTCGAAGACGGCGAAGTCTTCGGCTTCCTCGGCCCGAACGGCGCCGGGAAGTCGACGACGATCAACATGCTGTTGGACTTCGTTCGCCCCTCCGACGGAACCGCGACGGTGCTCGGACTCGACGCGCAAGACGACACCGACGAGATCCGCCACCGAATCGGCGTCCTCCCCGAAGGCGCGAGCGTCTACGACCGACTCACCGCGCGCGAACACCTCCAGTGGGTCATCGATACCAAGGGAACCGACGACGACCCGGACGCCCTCTTAGAGCGGGTCGGACTCACCAGCGAAGACGGCGATCGAGCCGCCGGCGGCTACTCGAAGGGGATGACCCAGCGACTGGGCTTCGGCATGGCGCTGGTCGGCGACCCCGACCTCCTCATCCTCGACGAACCCTCTTCGGGACTCGACCCCACGGGAATGCAGGAGATGCGCGAGATCATCCAGCAGGAGGCCGACCGCGGTACAACGGTCTTCTTCTCGAGTCACATCCTCGGCGAGGTCGAGGCCGTCTGCGACCGGATCGGAATCATGAACGACGGGAATCTGGTCGCGACCGGCACGCTCGACGACCTGCAGGGCGACCTCGACCTCGGCGCGCCGATCTCGCTCGAGGTCGCGACGGTGCCCGACTCGCTCGCCCTCGAACGAGTCGAGGGCGTCCGCTCGGTCAGCGTCGAGGGGACGACGATCACGGCGACCTGCGCCGACCCCTCGGTCAAGGTCGACGTCGTCGAGCGCGTCGCCGCGACGACGACCGTCGAAGACATCATCTCCGAGGACACCTCGCTCGAGCAGCTGTTCAACACCTACACGAACGGCGAGCGCGCGGCAGACGGAGACGAGGCCGAGATACCGGCGCCGGAGGTGTCGGCATGA
- the trpB gene encoding tryptophan synthase subunit beta, with amino-acid sequence MSDGAFEGYGGRHVPDPLQEPLEQLATAYDEVADTDDFRSELRGLLEEFAGRPTPLYYAGNLSDRYGAEIYLKREDLLHGGAHKINNALGQALLAKQSGRERLIAETGAGQHGTATAMVGALLGLETEIYMGKKDVERQEMNVFRMRLMGAEVNEVTRGDEGLADAVDAALEDFAENVENTHYLVGSVVGPDPFPRMVRDFQSVIGREAREQFQERTGDLPDAAVACVGGGSNAIGLFHAFREDDVDFYGAEGGGEGSDSSKHAAPLAKGKDDVIHGMKTRVIDDDVEVHSVSAGLDYPGVGPEHAMFRAVGRCEYTGITDEEALAAFRELSETEGIIPALESSHAIARAIQLAEAGDHETILVNLSGRGDKDMETAASKFEL; translated from the coding sequence ATGTCTGACGGTGCATTCGAAGGATACGGCGGGCGACACGTCCCCGACCCCCTGCAGGAGCCGCTCGAGCAGCTCGCGACCGCCTACGACGAGGTCGCCGATACCGACGACTTTCGATCGGAGCTACGCGGACTCCTCGAGGAGTTCGCCGGGCGACCGACGCCGCTGTACTACGCCGGCAACCTGAGCGACCGGTACGGCGCCGAGATCTACCTCAAGCGGGAGGATCTGCTCCACGGCGGCGCGCACAAGATCAACAACGCGCTCGGCCAGGCCCTGCTGGCTAAGCAATCCGGCCGAGAGCGGCTCATCGCCGAGACCGGCGCCGGCCAGCACGGCACCGCGACGGCGATGGTCGGCGCCCTGCTGGGCCTCGAGACGGAGATCTACATGGGGAAGAAAGACGTCGAGCGCCAGGAGATGAACGTCTTCCGGATGCGCCTGATGGGCGCCGAGGTCAACGAGGTGACCCGCGGCGACGAGGGGCTCGCGGACGCGGTCGACGCCGCGCTCGAGGACTTCGCCGAGAACGTCGAGAACACGCACTATCTGGTGGGTAGCGTCGTCGGTCCCGACCCGTTCCCGCGGATGGTCCGGGACTTCCAGAGCGTCATCGGCCGGGAGGCTCGCGAGCAGTTTCAGGAACGGACGGGCGACCTGCCCGACGCGGCGGTCGCCTGCGTCGGCGGCGGCTCGAACGCCATCGGGCTCTTCCACGCCTTCCGCGAGGACGACGTCGACTTCTACGGCGCCGAGGGCGGCGGCGAGGGGAGCGACTCGAGCAAGCACGCCGCGCCGCTCGCGAAGGGGAAAGACGACGTCATTCACGGGATGAAAACCCGCGTGATCGACGACGACGTCGAGGTCCACTCCGTCTCCGCCGGCCTCGACTACCCCGGCGTCGGCCCCGAACACGCCATGTTCCGCGCCGTCGGCCGCTGTGAGTACACCGGAATCACCGACGAGGAAGCCCTCGCCGCGTTCCGCGAACTGAGCGAAACGGAGGGGATCATCCCGGCCCTCGAGTCCAGCCACGCGATCGCGCGGGCGATCCAGTTGGCCGAAGCGGGCGACCACGAGACGATCCTCGTCAACCTCTCCGGCCGGGGCGATAAGGACATGGAGACCGCGGCCTCGAAGTTCGAACTGTAG
- a CDS encoding NAD(P)-dependent glycerol-1-phosphate dehydrogenase produces the protein MFEKSTWIRLPRNVVVGHGVIDRVVDVVDDLHLQGRPLFVTSPTPKDVAADPIAADFEAAGIDPAVVTVETASFEAVEDVIEAAEAAEAAYLIGIGGGKAIDIAKMASHHLEMGFLSVPTAASHDGVISNRGSVPDGDTRHSVAAKPPLAVVADTEVLSQAPWELTTAGCADIISNYTAVMDWRLAKRLKDVEYSEYAAALSEMTAEILVDNADLIRPGLEESAWVVSKALMSSGVAMSIADSSRPASGAEHLFSHQLDRLAPDAALHGHQVGVGSIMTAYLHGGEDGIWRDIRDALSSIDAPTTAVELGIDDETVIEALTTCHEIRDRYTILGDGMNERAALEVATKTGVID, from the coding sequence TGTTCGAGAAGTCGACGTGGATTCGCCTGCCGCGCAACGTCGTGGTCGGGCACGGCGTCATCGACCGGGTCGTCGACGTCGTCGACGATCTGCACCTGCAGGGCCGGCCGCTGTTCGTGACCAGTCCGACGCCGAAGGACGTCGCGGCGGACCCGATCGCGGCCGATTTCGAGGCCGCCGGGATCGACCCCGCCGTCGTCACCGTCGAGACGGCGTCCTTCGAGGCCGTCGAGGACGTGATCGAGGCCGCCGAGGCCGCAGAGGCCGCCTACCTGATCGGCATCGGCGGCGGCAAGGCCATCGACATCGCCAAGATGGCCAGCCACCACCTCGAGATGGGCTTTCTGTCGGTGCCGACGGCGGCCAGTCACGACGGCGTCATCAGCAATCGGGGCTCCGTCCCGGACGGCGACACCCGCCACAGCGTCGCGGCCAAGCCGCCGCTGGCGGTCGTCGCCGACACCGAAGTGCTCTCGCAGGCCCCGTGGGAACTGACGACCGCGGGCTGTGCCGACATCATCTCCAACTACACCGCCGTGATGGACTGGCGGCTCGCCAAGCGGCTCAAGGACGTCGAGTACTCCGAGTACGCCGCCGCGCTCTCGGAGATGACCGCCGAGATCTTAGTCGACAACGCCGATCTCATCCGCCCGGGACTCGAGGAGTCGGCCTGGGTCGTCAGCAAGGCGCTGATGTCCTCGGGGGTCGCGATGAGCATCGCCGACTCCTCGCGGCCCGCCAGCGGCGCCGAACACCTCTTCTCGCACCAACTCGACCGGCTGGCGCCCGACGCGGCCCTCCACGGCCACCAGGTCGGCGTCGGCTCGATCATGACCGCCTACTTACACGGCGGCGAGGACGGTATCTGGCGGGACATTCGGGACGCCCTCTCGAGCATCGACGCGCCGACGACCGCCGTCGAACTCGGCATCGACGACGAGACCGTGATCGAGGCGCTGACGACCTGCCACGAGATCCGCGACCGTTACACCATTCTGGGCGACGGGATGAACGAGCGGGCCGCCCTCGAGGTGGCGACGAAAACGGGCGTCATCGACTGA
- a CDS encoding acyltransferase has product MTKRYVSLPGEAEAGMREFIDEVDRRLSSDEDTCSVVEDVLIDLSGDREAYERWRNGESVSPAERVRLQSYDPCNTTLESEYYAEKDEEQFRRSKHLQWLWRQFDSLPIADNVEFALRFRRMLADHLFEDCGDGCRFFKGITFTYGHNITIGDNTVVHDDVHLDDRGKLTIGDRVSISDGVHIYSHDHDVVDQTEVRNYHTVVEDDVRLTYDAMVRAGCKVGENAIVGARGIVQHDVPAHHIAIGTPAKSVKIKPGWEDVATPIDEAGVNRQEQRRIEYDLPDDLEVFDEFERDLR; this is encoded by the coding sequence ATGACAAAGCGGTACGTCTCGCTCCCCGGGGAGGCGGAGGCGGGAATGCGCGAGTTCATCGACGAGGTCGACCGGCGACTCTCGAGCGACGAGGACACCTGTTCGGTCGTCGAGGACGTCCTGATCGATCTCTCGGGCGACCGCGAGGCCTACGAGCGCTGGCGGAACGGCGAGTCGGTCTCGCCGGCCGAGCGCGTTCGGTTGCAGAGCTACGACCCCTGTAACACGACCCTCGAGAGCGAGTACTACGCCGAGAAGGACGAAGAACAGTTCCGCCGCTCGAAGCACCTCCAGTGGCTGTGGCGGCAGTTCGACAGCCTGCCGATCGCGGACAACGTCGAGTTCGCGCTCCGATTCCGCCGGATGCTCGCCGATCACCTCTTCGAGGACTGCGGCGACGGCTGTCGCTTCTTCAAGGGGATCACGTTCACCTACGGCCACAACATCACGATCGGGGACAACACCGTCGTCCACGACGACGTCCACTTGGACGACCGCGGGAAGTTAACCATCGGCGACCGCGTCTCGATCTCCGACGGCGTCCACATCTACAGCCACGACCACGACGTCGTCGACCAGACGGAGGTCCGCAACTACCACACCGTCGTCGAGGACGACGTCCGCCTCACCTACGACGCGATGGTCCGCGCGGGGTGTAAGGTCGGCGAGAACGCCATCGTCGGCGCGCGCGGCATCGTCCAGCACGACGTGCCCGCCCACCACATCGCCATCGGCACGCCCGCCAAGAGCGTCAAGATCAAACCCGGCTGGGAGGACGTCGCCACGCCGATCGACGAGGCCGGCGTCAACCGCCAGGAACAGCGCCGCATCGAGTACGACCTCCCCGACGATCTCGAGGTCTTCGACGAGTTCGAACGCGACCTCCGCTGA
- a CDS encoding S9 family peptidase — protein sequence MGSYDIERYLNIRSAYGTSFGPDGERLSFLMNTTGTPQVWTLDEARAWPEQRTFYDERVTFASWSPERPELIFGMDEGGNERAQLFRLDAETGEIENLTAMPDAKHRWGGWSHDGERFAFASNRRDESVFDIYVQSRDERGDEAKLVYEGDGWLSLSGWSPDDSRLLVSRAYSNFDQDLYVLDLAADESDLEHLTPHEGDVRYQSASWTPDGEGIYLVTDEGDADTLYLAYLDLETGTLETVADGDGWNVGGIALDDETGRFVYSRNVEGYTDLTVGEFDGSDPTAFETFPEPDLPGGISGGVSFDPDAERFALSTTGDAVNTNVFVVDVESGETEQWTSAPTAGIPTESFDDSELVHVESFDGLEVPGFFTLPEDSEEGNTPVIVDIHGGPESQRRPSFSSVKQYFLDRGYAYFEPNVRGSSGYGADYAALDDVEKRMDSVADIEACVEWLQEHPAVDPDRIAAKGGSYGGFMVLAALTEYPDLWAAGVDVVGIANFVTFLENTGDWRRELREAEYGSLADDREFLEEISPTNNIENIEAPLFVLHGENDPRVPVGEAEQIAEKAEAQGVPVRKLIFEDEGHGFSKLENRIEAYSEIADFLDDHV from the coding sequence ATGGGCAGCTACGACATCGAACGCTACCTCAATATTCGAAGCGCCTACGGGACCTCCTTCGGTCCGGACGGCGAGCGGCTCTCTTTCCTGATGAACACGACCGGGACGCCCCAGGTCTGGACCCTCGACGAAGCCCGCGCGTGGCCCGAGCAGCGGACCTTCTACGACGAACGGGTGACCTTCGCCTCGTGGTCGCCCGAGCGGCCGGAACTGATCTTCGGGATGGACGAGGGCGGCAACGAGCGCGCCCAGCTCTTCAGACTCGACGCCGAGACGGGCGAGATCGAGAACCTGACGGCGATGCCCGACGCCAAACACCGGTGGGGCGGCTGGAGCCACGACGGCGAGCGGTTCGCCTTCGCCTCCAACCGCCGCGACGAGTCGGTCTTCGACATCTACGTGCAGAGCCGCGACGAGCGCGGAGACGAGGCCAAACTCGTCTACGAGGGCGACGGCTGGCTCTCGCTGTCCGGCTGGAGCCCCGACGACTCTCGGCTGCTGGTCTCGCGGGCCTACTCGAACTTCGACCAGGATCTGTACGTGCTCGACCTCGCAGCCGACGAGTCCGACCTCGAGCACCTCACGCCCCACGAGGGCGACGTCCGCTACCAGAGCGCCAGTTGGACCCCGGACGGTGAGGGGATCTACCTCGTCACCGACGAGGGCGACGCCGACACGCTCTATCTCGCCTACCTCGACCTCGAGACCGGAACTCTCGAGACGGTCGCCGACGGAGACGGGTGGAACGTCGGCGGCATCGCGCTGGACGACGAGACGGGCCGGTTCGTCTACTCCCGAAACGTGGAGGGCTACACTGACCTGACCGTGGGCGAATTCGACGGGAGCGATCCCACCGCGTTCGAGACCTTCCCCGAACCCGACCTCCCGGGCGGCATCTCCGGCGGCGTGAGCTTCGATCCCGACGCCGAGCGCTTCGCGCTGTCGACGACCGGCGACGCGGTCAACACGAACGTCTTCGTCGTCGACGTCGAGAGCGGCGAGACCGAGCAGTGGACGAGCGCGCCGACGGCGGGCATCCCCACCGAATCGTTCGACGACTCCGAACTGGTCCACGTCGAGAGCTTCGACGGACTCGAGGTTCCGGGCTTCTTCACGCTCCCCGAGGACTCCGAGGAAGGGAATACGCCCGTCATCGTCGACATCCACGGCGGTCCGGAGAGCCAACGTCGGCCCTCCTTCTCGTCCGTCAAACAGTACTTCCTCGACCGGGGCTACGCCTACTTCGAGCCCAACGTCCGGGGCTCGTCGGGCTACGGCGCCGACTACGCCGCCCTCGACGACGTCGAGAAGCGGATGGACTCCGTCGCGGACATCGAAGCGTGCGTCGAGTGGCTGCAAGAGCACCCCGCGGTCGACCCCGACCGGATCGCCGCCAAGGGCGGTTCCTACGGCGGCTTCATGGTCCTCGCGGCGCTGACCGAGTACCCCGACCTCTGGGCCGCCGGCGTCGACGTCGTCGGCATCGCCAACTTCGTCACGTTTCTCGAGAACACGGGAGATTGGCGCCGGGAACTCCGCGAGGCCGAGTACGGCTCGCTCGCGGATGATCGCGAGTTCCTCGAGGAAATCTCGCCGACGAACAACATCGAGAACATCGAGGCGCCGCTGTTCGTCCTCCACGGCGAGAACGATCCCCGCGTCCCCGTCGGCGAGGCCGAACAGATCGCCGAGAAAGCCGAAGCGCAGGGCGTCCCCGTCCGCAAGCTGATCTTCGAGGACGAAGGCCACGGCTTCTCGAAGCTCGAGAACCGCATCGAGGCCTACTCCGAAATCGCCGACTTCCTCGACGACCACGTCTGA
- a CDS encoding YeiH family protein, with protein sequence MNGRRLLPGLLALCLGAILARALAVSLGFNRLLLAIALGFVATNAAGIPDRLEPGIATHGLWLAGGIVLMGASISLGTVLEVGGLVLLLVVGVTATTLLAVEFLARNVFGLADRMGSLLAAGASICGVSAVVAVAGAVSAREEQIAYAAATVLLFDAITIVVYPIVGDLLNLSGMVFGTWAGVSMFSTGPVVAVGFAHSDVAGQWATMTKLARNALIGVVVLAYASYYAHAGGGGRPSVRTLWNEFPTFVLGFLALAVVSSAGVLSSAQVTSIENAYDWLFVLAFVGLGTEIRLADLRATGPMPAVVVLLALLVSSGLSLAALLVLF encoded by the coding sequence ATGAACGGCCGTCGACTGTTGCCGGGGCTGCTGGCCCTCTGTCTCGGCGCGATACTCGCCCGAGCGCTCGCCGTCTCGCTGGGGTTCAACCGGCTCCTGCTCGCGATCGCGCTCGGGTTCGTCGCGACGAACGCCGCGGGTATTCCCGACCGCCTCGAGCCCGGGATCGCGACGCACGGCCTGTGGCTGGCCGGGGGGATCGTGCTCATGGGCGCGTCGATCTCGCTCGGGACCGTCCTCGAGGTCGGCGGACTCGTCCTGCTGCTCGTGGTCGGCGTGACCGCGACGACGCTGCTCGCCGTCGAATTCCTCGCGCGCAACGTGTTCGGACTGGCCGATCGGATGGGGTCGCTGCTCGCGGCCGGCGCCAGTATCTGCGGCGTCTCGGCGGTCGTCGCGGTCGCGGGTGCCGTCAGCGCCCGCGAGGAACAGATCGCCTACGCGGCCGCGACGGTCCTCCTGTTCGACGCGATCACCATCGTCGTCTACCCGATCGTCGGCGACCTGCTGAACCTCTCCGGGATGGTGTTCGGCACGTGGGCCGGCGTCAGTATGTTCTCGACGGGCCCCGTCGTCGCCGTCGGCTTCGCCCACTCCGACGTCGCCGGCCAGTGGGCGACGATGACGAAGTTAGCGCGAAACGCCCTGATCGGCGTCGTCGTCCTCGCGTACGCGAGTTACTACGCCCACGCGGGTGGCGGCGGTCGCCCCTCCGTCCGGACGCTCTGGAACGAGTTCCCGACGTTCGTGCTGGGCTTTCTCGCACTCGCCGTCGTCTCGAGCGCGGGCGTCCTCTCTTCGGCCCAGGTGACCTCGATCGAGAACGCCTACGACTGGCTGTTCGTGCTCGCGTTCGTCGGCCTCGGAACCGAGATCAGACTCGCCGATCTCCGGGCGACCGGGCCGATGCCCGCCGTCGTCGTTCTACTGGCGTTGCTCGTCAGCAGCGGGCTCTCGCTCGCGGCGTTGCTGGTGCTGTTTTGA
- a CDS encoding NADH-quinone oxidoreductase subunit D yields MSEQRQREPKGIDPEYDHLREDGVDEERLESLLSEYTLRRDEHENAPGFVIRPDDVQEVLALLRDEAGFDHLSCITPQEYEDRYESILHLTKYGNRTHEVTLVVQLPKHDPVCQTAEPVFRTADWHEREAFDLVGIEYEGHPDPRRILLPESWQGHPLALDYDQEKPQVVSYTEHANPIQPDHREAESDTMFLNIGPHHPATHGVLHLETVLDGETVVDVDPDIGYLHRCEEQMCQNGTYRHQIIPYADRWDYTANLPNEWAVARAIEDLADIEVPEYAQILRTMSVEFGRMLGHFLAVSTFALDVYGDFTAIFQYGMRDREVVQDILEDLTGQRMMFYFFRLGGVAWDLPEPREEWIEKCRDFLDELPSKVDEYHDLLTGNEIFQLRTINTGVLEPEVAKDYGCTGPVARGSGIDYDVRRDDPYGYYDELEWDVVTEDGCDNHARVLVRLREVEESAKIIEQCLDLLEDWPEDERTVQSNVPRTLKPDAGTETYRAVEIAKGELGVYVRSDGSNSPARFKIRSPCFHNLSALPEMANGEYVADLIASLGSLDIVLGSVDR; encoded by the coding sequence ATGAGTGAACAACGTCAGCGAGAACCGAAGGGCATCGATCCGGAGTACGACCACCTCCGGGAGGACGGCGTCGACGAGGAGCGCCTCGAGTCGCTGCTCTCCGAGTACACGCTCCGCCGGGACGAACACGAGAACGCGCCCGGATTCGTGATCCGCCCGGACGACGTCCAGGAGGTGCTGGCGCTGTTGCGCGACGAAGCCGGCTTCGACCACCTTTCGTGTATCACCCCCCAGGAGTACGAGGATCGCTACGAGTCGATCCTCCACCTCACGAAGTACGGGAACCGCACCCACGAGGTGACGCTGGTGGTCCAGCTCCCGAAGCACGATCCCGTCTGTCAGACCGCCGAACCCGTATTTCGGACCGCCGACTGGCACGAGCGGGAGGCCTTCGACCTCGTCGGCATCGAGTACGAGGGCCACCCCGACCCGCGGCGCATCCTCCTGCCCGAGTCGTGGCAGGGCCACCCGCTCGCGCTGGACTACGACCAAGAGAAGCCCCAAGTGGTCAGCTACACCGAACACGCCAATCCGATCCAGCCGGACCACCGCGAGGCCGAGAGCGACACGATGTTCTTAAACATCGGCCCCCACCACCCGGCGACCCACGGCGTGCTCCACCTCGAGACGGTGTTAGACGGGGAGACGGTCGTCGACGTCGACCCCGACATCGGCTACCTCCACCGCTGCGAGGAGCAGATGTGCCAGAACGGCACGTACCGCCACCAGATCATCCCCTACGCGGACCGCTGGGACTACACCGCGAACCTCCCCAACGAGTGGGCGGTCGCCCGCGCCATCGAGGACCTCGCCGACATCGAGGTCCCCGAGTACGCCCAGATCCTGCGGACCATGTCCGTCGAGTTCGGGCGGATGCTCGGTCACTTCCTCGCGGTCTCGACGTTCGCGCTGGACGTCTACGGCGACTTCACCGCCATCTTCCAGTACGGGATGCGCGATCGGGAAGTCGTCCAGGACATCCTCGAGGACCTCACCGGCCAACGGATGATGTTCTACTTCTTCCGGCTGGGCGGCGTCGCCTGGGACCTCCCCGAACCCCGCGAGGAGTGGATCGAGAAGTGCCGGGACTTCCTCGACGAACTCCCGTCCAAGGTCGACGAGTACCACGACCTGCTCACCGGCAACGAGATCTTCCAGCTCCGAACGATAAACACCGGCGTTCTCGAACCCGAGGTGGCGAAGGACTACGGCTGTACGGGGCCCGTCGCCCGCGGCTCGGGCATCGACTACGACGTCCGCCGGGACGATCCCTACGGCTACTACGACGAACTCGAGTGGGACGTCGTCACCGAGGACGGCTGTGACAACCACGCGCGGGTCCTCGTGCGCCTGCGGGAGGTCGAGGAGTCGGCCAAGATCATCGAACAGTGTCTCGACCTGCTCGAGGACTGGCCCGAAGACGAGCGGACGGTCCAGAGCAACGTCCCCCGGACCCTCAAGCCGGACGCGGGCACCGAAACCTACCGCGCCGTCGAGATCGCCAAGGGCGAACTCGGCGTCTACGTCCGCTCGGACGGCTCGAACTCGCCCGCCCGCTTCAAGATCCGCAGCCCGTGTTTCCACAACCTCTCGGCGCTGCCGGAGATGGCGAACGGCGAGTACGTCGCCGATCTGATCGCCTCGCTCGGCAGTCTGGATATCGTCCTCGGGAGCGTCGACCGCTGA